In Bacillus sp. NP247, one DNA window encodes the following:
- a CDS encoding ATP-binding cassette domain-containing protein, translated as MKSVIEVQGLRKEFTAYSSRPGLKGAFRDLLNRNYKIVPAVNDVSFTVKQGEMVGYIGENGAGKSTTIKMLTGILTPTSGQITVNGMNPHKQREEFVRTIGVVFGQRSQLWWDIAVQESFRLLKKVYGVSDAQYKEHMEHVIETLDIGPLLDKPVRKLSLGQRMRCELAAALIHNPPLLFLDEPTIGLDVLVKLKIREFLKEMNERYKTTILLTTHDITDIEALCERVIMLDEGNIMYDGSLNNLRTQWGAEKEIHFQFVAPVSYQELSMVMPDSHVAWSRAKEENAWVAKIPNEEVIISMLISKVVQAFQIKDLKINEVSTEEIIRNIYEEGIMHG; from the coding sequence ATGAAATCGGTAATTGAGGTACAAGGGTTACGTAAAGAGTTTACAGCCTATTCAAGTCGTCCGGGCTTAAAGGGTGCATTTCGCGATTTATTAAATCGTAATTATAAAATAGTACCAGCAGTAAATGATGTTTCTTTTACTGTAAAGCAAGGTGAAATGGTTGGTTATATTGGTGAGAATGGTGCTGGTAAATCAACGACGATTAAAATGCTTACAGGGATTTTGACTCCGACATCAGGACAAATTACAGTGAACGGAATGAATCCACACAAACAGAGAGAAGAATTTGTAAGAACAATCGGTGTTGTGTTTGGGCAGCGTTCACAGCTTTGGTGGGATATTGCTGTACAAGAGTCATTTCGTTTATTGAAGAAAGTGTACGGTGTATCAGACGCTCAGTATAAGGAACATATGGAACATGTTATTGAAACGTTAGATATCGGTCCTTTATTAGATAAACCGGTACGAAAATTATCTCTTGGTCAAAGAATGCGTTGTGAATTAGCAGCGGCATTAATTCATAATCCGCCGTTATTATTTTTAGATGAGCCAACAATTGGACTAGATGTTCTTGTGAAATTGAAAATACGAGAATTCTTAAAAGAGATGAATGAACGTTATAAAACAACAATTTTATTAACGACGCATGATATTACTGATATTGAAGCTTTATGTGAGCGCGTTATCATGCTTGATGAAGGAAATATTATGTATGACGGATCTTTAAATAACCTTCGCACACAGTGGGGAGCAGAAAAGGAAATACATTTTCAGTTTGTTGCTCCAGTTTCATACCAGGAGTTATCAATGGTTATGCCAGATAGTCATGTTGCTTGGTCAAGGGCGAAAGAAGAGAACGCATGGGTTGCAAAAATACCGAATGAAGAAGTTATCATTTCTATGTTGATTTCTAAAGTAGTACAAGCCTTTCAAATTAAAGATTTGAAAATTAACGAAGTGTCTACAGAGGAAATTATTCGTAACATTTATGAAGAAGGTATTATGCATGGGTAA
- a CDS encoding ABC-2 family transporter protein, whose amino-acid sequence MGKYIEMIRIRFLMMLAYRTNYYSGILIYTINIGAYYFLWQAIYSGKENIESLSISQMTTYIAIAWMARAFYFNNIDREIAMEIQEGRVAVELIRPYNYLGMKVMQGLGEGIFRFAFFSIPGMVIVTLLFSLQITTNFQTWLYFFLSLIFSFIINTQINLMTGMLTFFLFNNSGIMYAKRVVIDLFSGLLLPISFYPLWAQKAMVFLPFQAISYIPSMIFSEGIQGSKLYEALLFQVIWAIILIIPIVLMWKTARKRLIVQGG is encoded by the coding sequence ATGGGTAAGTATATTGAAATGATTCGGATTCGCTTTTTAATGATGCTTGCTTATCGTACAAATTATTACAGCGGGATTTTAATTTATACGATTAACATTGGTGCGTATTATTTTTTATGGCAAGCAATTTATAGTGGGAAAGAGAATATTGAAAGTTTATCTATTTCACAAATGACTACGTATATTGCGATTGCATGGATGGCACGCGCTTTTTATTTCAATAATATAGATAGAGAAATTGCGATGGAAATTCAAGAAGGACGTGTGGCGGTAGAGTTAATTCGTCCGTACAACTATTTAGGTATGAAAGTTATGCAAGGGCTTGGAGAAGGGATATTTCGTTTTGCTTTCTTTTCAATTCCGGGTATGGTTATTGTTACGTTATTATTTTCATTACAAATTACAACGAATTTTCAAACATGGCTATATTTCTTCTTATCTTTAATATTTAGTTTTATCATTAATACACAAATAAATTTAATGACAGGAATGCTTACATTCTTCTTATTTAATAATAGTGGAATTATGTATGCGAAACGTGTTGTTATCGATTTATTTTCTGGTTTATTATTACCGATTAGTTTTTATCCGTTATGGGCCCAAAAAGCAATGGTGTTTTTACCGTTTCAAGCAATTAGTTATATTCCGAGTATGATTTTCTCTGAAGGTATACAAGGAAGTAAGTTATATGAAGCTTTATTATTTCAAGTAATTTGGGCAATTATACTTATTATTCCAATTGTACTGATGTGGAAAACGGCGAGAAAACGTCTAATCGTACAAGGGGGATGA
- a CDS encoding ABC transporter permease, giving the protein MIYIKLFLQYASQYIKTKLEYRGDFIVGLLSDLSLQAVNLIFILVVFGHTQALKGWSREEVIFIYGFFLVPFAIFSAFFNIWDFNDRYIIKGEMDRILTRPIHSLFQIILERMELESLIGAITGIIVMGYAAMELQLSFYWYDFFLFLFMVGGGALVYGGIFVTLASLGFWSDAKSSIMPLMYNIGNYGRYPVDIYNRVIRFVLTFVLPFAFVGVYPAAYFLRKTEWNSYAFATPIVGVICFTIAITLWNQGVKRYRGAGN; this is encoded by the coding sequence ATGATATATATAAAATTATTTTTGCAATATGCAAGTCAATATATAAAAACAAAATTGGAGTATCGTGGCGATTTTATCGTCGGATTACTTTCAGATTTATCACTACAAGCTGTTAATTTAATCTTCATTCTCGTAGTGTTTGGGCATACCCAAGCACTAAAAGGGTGGAGCCGAGAAGAAGTAATCTTTATTTATGGTTTCTTTTTAGTACCGTTTGCCATTTTTTCAGCTTTCTTTAATATATGGGACTTTAATGATCGTTACATTATTAAAGGAGAAATGGACCGTATATTAACGAGACCGATTCATAGTTTATTTCAAATTATATTAGAAAGAATGGAACTTGAATCTTTAATTGGAGCTATTACGGGGATTATTGTGATGGGTTATGCAGCAATGGAGCTGCAATTATCTTTTTACTGGTATGATTTCTTCTTATTCCTATTTATGGTAGGGGGAGGGGCACTTGTGTACGGCGGGATATTTGTTACGCTTGCAAGTCTTGGCTTTTGGTCGGATGCGAAAAGTTCCATTATGCCGCTTATGTATAACATAGGGAATTATGGACGCTACCCTGTTGATATTTATAACCGTGTTATTCGTTTTGTTTTAACGTTCGTTTTACCGTTTGCATTTGTTGGTGTATATCCAGCAGCATACTTTTTAAGAAAAACAGAGTGGAATAGCTATGCTTTCGCAACGCCAATTGTTGGTGTTATCTGTTTTACTATTGCAATTACCCTCTGGAATCAAGGGGTTAAACGATATCGTGGTGCAGGGAATTAA